From the genome of Muricauda sp. SCSIO 64092, one region includes:
- the nhaC gene encoding Na+/H+ antiporter NhaC → MTQKTKKAKYRQDEQVVENRELNIWEALIPVVALVGMLAYNVYVFGDDALSGSNQFILLMGGAVAATVGFFNKVSYKQMLAEVAENVRSTTGALLILLMVGALAGTWLVSGIIPAMVYYGLQILNPTIFLAACVIICAIISIATGSSWTTAATVGIALVGIGEALGISLGMTAGAVLSGAYFGDKMSPLSDTTNLAPAMAGGELFSHIRYMAWTTIPTISITLLVFIIIGFTNDTSGVADTGTILSTINSSFNINGWLFIVPVVVILFIVRKAPPLLGLLIGTLLGGVFALIFQPDIVAKIGGGPHLDFATGYKGILNAITVDTAVETSDPALNELFSSGGMAGMLGTIWLIVCAMVFGGIMDGIGALQRITKSLLNLAKTTFGLFASTVGSCLALNVTASDQYLALVVPGKMFSKAYEERGLAPENLSRTLEDSGTVTSVLVPWNTCGAYHSGVLGVAVGDYFFYAIFNWLSPFMTLFFAAFKIKIKQLVNASKA, encoded by the coding sequence ATGACCCAAAAGACCAAGAAAGCCAAGTACAGACAGGATGAACAAGTAGTTGAAAATAGGGAACTGAACATATGGGAAGCTTTGATTCCCGTGGTTGCCCTGGTGGGCATGTTGGCGTACAATGTATATGTGTTTGGGGACGATGCCTTGAGTGGTTCCAATCAATTTATACTTCTTATGGGCGGTGCCGTTGCCGCCACCGTAGGTTTCTTCAATAAGGTCTCCTACAAACAGATGCTGGCGGAAGTGGCGGAAAACGTGCGTTCCACTACCGGTGCATTACTGATTCTTTTAATGGTTGGGGCCTTGGCGGGCACATGGCTGGTCAGCGGAATTATCCCTGCCATGGTCTATTACGGGCTTCAAATATTGAACCCCACCATTTTCCTGGCGGCCTGTGTCATTATTTGCGCCATTATTTCCATTGCCACCGGAAGCAGTTGGACCACAGCAGCCACGGTGGGTATTGCTTTGGTGGGCATTGGCGAAGCTTTGGGCATTTCTTTGGGGATGACCGCAGGTGCGGTACTATCCGGAGCCTATTTTGGGGATAAAATGTCCCCTTTGAGCGACACCACCAATCTGGCTCCGGCCATGGCCGGTGGCGAGTTGTTCTCGCATATACGCTATATGGCATGGACCACAATTCCTACCATTTCGATTACGCTTTTGGTCTTCATCATAATTGGCTTTACCAATGATACCTCCGGTGTTGCCGATACAGGAACAATTTTGTCCACCATTAATTCTTCCTTTAATATCAATGGTTGGCTTTTTATAGTGCCGGTCGTTGTAATCCTATTTATCGTTAGGAAAGCGCCACCCTTGCTGGGGTTGTTGATAGGAACGCTATTGGGCGGGGTTTTTGCCTTAATTTTTCAACCGGATATCGTGGCCAAAATTGGCGGTGGGCCCCATTTGGATTTCGCGACGGGCTACAAGGGAATTTTGAATGCCATAACCGTTGATACCGCTGTGGAAACTTCCGACCCTGCCTTGAACGAGCTCTTTTCATCTGGGGGAATGGCAGGCATGTTGGGAACCATTTGGCTTATTGTCTGTGCCATGGTCTTTGGAGGGATTATGGATGGTATAGGTGCTTTACAGCGTATTACCAAATCCTTGTTGAATCTGGCCAAGACCACTTTCGGGCTTTTCGCCAGTACGGTGGGCAGCTGTCTGGCTTTGAATGTCACGGCATCCGATCAGTATTTGGCCCTGGTGGTCCCGGGCAAAATGTTTTCCAAAGCCTATGAAGAACGCGGATTGGCCCCCGAGAACCTGAGTCGGACCTTGGAGGATTCCGGGACGGTAACCTCTGTTTTGGTTCCGTGGAATACCTGTGGGGCTTATCACAGTGGTGTTTTGGGAGTGGCCGTGGGCGATTATTTTTTCTATGCCATTTTTAATTGGCTAAGCCCTTTTATGACCCTCTTCTTTGCCGCTTTTAAAATCAAGATAAAACAATTGGTTAACGCTTCCAAAGCATAG
- the tpx gene encoding thiol peroxidase has translation MATVTLKGNEIHTMGNLPANGSQAPDFTLVKNDLGATTLADYKGQKVVLNIFPSIDTGTCAQSVRQFNQEAAELENTKILCISKDLPFAQARFCGAEGIEKVETLSDFRDGNFGKSYNVEFTDGPLQGLHSRAVVVLDENGTVTYSEQVPEIVDEPNYKAALEALMDA, from the coding sequence ATGGCTACAGTAACCTTAAAAGGAAACGAAATACATACCATGGGAAATCTCCCAGCCAATGGAAGTCAGGCACCTGATTTCACATTGGTCAAAAATGATCTGGGCGCAACTACCTTGGCCGATTACAAAGGACAAAAAGTCGTCTTGAACATTTTTCCAAGTATTGACACCGGAACCTGCGCCCAATCCGTTAGGCAATTCAACCAGGAGGCGGCCGAACTTGAGAACACCAAAATTCTTTGTATATCCAAGGACCTTCCCTTTGCGCAAGCCCGTTTCTGTGGAGCTGAGGGCATTGAAAAGGTAGAGACCCTTTCCGATTTCCGTGATGGCAATTTCGGGAAATCCTATAACGTTGAGTTTACGGATGGCCCGTTACAGGGACTTCACTCAAGGGCCGTTGTGGTTTTGGACGAGAACGGTACGGTAACCTATTCCGAGCAGGTCCCTGAAATTGTGGACGAACCCAATTATAAAGCTGCGCTGGAAGCACTAATGGATGCCTAA
- a CDS encoding diacylglycerol kinase — protein MPKEPFIINRIKSIGFAFKGLFILIRTESSIQIQLVIALAVTLAGFYFGISKTEWMLQCICIGMVMGIEGLNTAVEKIADYIQPEYDKKIGLIKDISAGAVMVVSIVAVIVGCIIYWPKVF, from the coding sequence ATGCCTAAGGAGCCTTTTATCATCAACCGGATCAAAAGTATTGGCTTTGCCTTTAAAGGCCTTTTTATCCTTATTAGGACAGAGTCCAGTATCCAAATCCAACTGGTGATAGCCCTTGCGGTGACCTTGGCGGGCTTCTATTTTGGAATATCCAAAACAGAGTGGATGTTACAGTGTATCTGCATTGGAATGGTCATGGGAATAGAGGGGTTAAATACGGCCGTTGAAAAAATCGCGGACTACATTCAACCGGAATACGACAAAAAAATAGGATTAATCAAAGATATTTCTGCTGGGGCCGTAATGGTCGTTTCCATTGTGGCCGTCATCGTTGGCTGTATCATTTATTGGCCAAAAGTTTTTTAG
- a CDS encoding FtsK/SpoIIIE family DNA translocase, which produces MATKRRKSKAASAKKKQSPLRVSKKNKIIFGSFLIVLSIALFFSFISFYFTWQEDQSLLSEFSDRNAETDNLLNKFGAAISHFFMFKGFGLASFAFPVLLAVTGLYWFLGLKGSSLLGKWIWGLLGIVWVSIALGFLFYEQPLLGGQIGFEMNDFLQDYMGKIGVFLLLLFTLVVIMVRLFNFSPEGIGNYFKNVNFPKPKPKAKVEIVDSKKESIELSLETGDEEIKIDTYTHKKDIPPLNPESGLDVNLPKMEEEEIDLKVEKIAEEKLETDVKAAKLVKDFGEFDPKLELGNYKFPPIQLLEEHGASRGITINQEELEENKNRIVSTLKNYKIGIAQIKATIGPTVTLYEIVPEAGVRISRIKNLEDDIALSLAALGIRIIAPIPGKGTIGIEVPNKNATVVSMRSVIASSKFQKAEMQLPVAFGKTISNETFVVDLAKMPHLLMAGATGQGKSVGLNAVITSLLYKKHPAEIKFVLVDPKKVELTLYNKIERHFLAKLPDSEEAIITDNTKVINTLNSLCIEMDHRYELLKLAMVRNIKEYNVKFKSRKLNPNDGHKFLPYIVLVIDEFADLIMTAGKEVEAPIARLAQLARAIGIHLIIATQRPSVNVITGIIKANFPARIAFRVTSKIDSRTILDTQGADQLIGRGDMLFTQGNDVTRLQCAFVDTPEVAKITEYIGSQRAYPDAHLLPEYVGEDSGTGIDYEISERDSMFREAAEVIVNAQQGSASLIQRKLKLGYNRAGRIIDQLEAAGIVGPFEGSKARQVLIPDILALEQLLQNETQNRN; this is translated from the coding sequence ATGGCGACCAAGCGAAGAAAATCAAAGGCTGCTTCCGCAAAGAAAAAGCAATCCCCCCTTAGGGTGTCAAAGAAGAATAAAATCATCTTTGGCAGCTTTTTGATCGTTTTAAGTATTGCCCTGTTTTTTTCTTTCATTTCATTCTACTTCACCTGGCAGGAAGACCAAAGCCTTCTCAGTGAGTTTTCGGACAGAAATGCCGAAACCGATAATCTATTGAACAAATTTGGTGCAGCAATCAGTCATTTTTTCATGTTCAAGGGATTTGGGCTCGCCTCTTTTGCCTTTCCCGTTTTATTGGCGGTAACAGGTTTGTACTGGTTTTTGGGACTCAAAGGGTCAAGCCTTTTGGGGAAATGGATTTGGGGACTGTTGGGTATTGTTTGGGTTTCCATTGCCCTGGGGTTCCTCTTTTATGAACAACCACTACTTGGAGGTCAGATCGGCTTTGAAATGAATGACTTTCTCCAGGACTATATGGGTAAAATTGGGGTCTTCCTCCTTTTGTTATTTACCCTTGTGGTCATTATGGTGCGATTGTTCAATTTTTCACCCGAGGGCATAGGGAATTATTTTAAAAACGTCAATTTCCCAAAACCCAAACCAAAGGCCAAGGTCGAAATAGTGGATTCCAAAAAAGAATCCATTGAATTGAGTTTGGAAACCGGTGACGAAGAAATCAAAATAGATACGTACACACACAAAAAGGACATTCCGCCATTGAATCCCGAATCCGGTTTGGATGTGAACCTCCCTAAAATGGAGGAAGAGGAAATTGATCTAAAGGTTGAAAAAATAGCGGAGGAAAAACTCGAAACCGACGTCAAGGCGGCCAAACTGGTCAAGGATTTTGGTGAGTTTGACCCCAAATTGGAATTGGGCAACTATAAATTCCCCCCCATACAGCTGCTGGAAGAACATGGCGCTTCCAGGGGAATTACCATCAATCAGGAAGAACTGGAGGAAAACAAGAACAGAATTGTTTCCACCCTTAAAAACTACAAGATTGGTATTGCACAAATCAAAGCAACCATAGGTCCCACGGTCACGCTTTATGAGATTGTCCCTGAAGCCGGAGTCCGTATTTCCAGGATAAAAAACCTGGAGGACGACATCGCACTTTCATTGGCCGCATTGGGTATACGGATTATTGCCCCCATTCCTGGAAAGGGTACCATTGGTATAGAGGTGCCCAATAAAAATGCCACTGTTGTTTCCATGCGTTCCGTGATCGCCTCCTCCAAATTCCAAAAAGCGGAGATGCAGTTGCCCGTTGCTTTTGGAAAGACCATCAGCAATGAAACCTTTGTGGTGGATTTGGCCAAAATGCCCCATCTACTTATGGCCGGGGCTACGGGACAGGGAAAATCCGTGGGCTTGAACGCCGTTATTACCTCTTTGTTGTATAAAAAGCATCCGGCCGAGATCAAATTTGTTCTGGTCGATCCCAAGAAGGTGGAATTGACCCTGTACAATAAAATTGAACGTCACTTTTTGGCAAAATTACCCGATTCCGAAGAGGCCATTATCACCGACAATACCAAGGTTATCAATACACTCAATTCCCTTTGCATTGAAATGGACCATCGGTATGAACTGCTGAAATTGGCCATGGTCCGAAATATCAAGGAGTACAATGTAAAGTTCAAGTCCAGAAAGCTCAACCCCAATGACGGCCACAAATTCCTGCCCTATATTGTTTTGGTAATCGATGAGTTTGCGGATTTGATCATGACCGCCGGCAAGGAAGTGGAAGCCCCTATTGCCCGACTTGCACAATTGGCCCGGGCCATTGGAATCCACTTGATCATTGCCACGCAGCGACCCTCCGTAAATGTAATCACCGGAATAATCAAGGCCAATTTCCCGGCACGAATAGCCTTTAGGGTGACCTCTAAAATTGATTCAAGGACCATATTGGATACCCAAGGGGCCGACCAATTGATCGGACGTGGGGATATGTTGTTTACCCAGGGCAATGATGTGACCCGATTGCAGTGTGCCTTTGTGGACACCCCGGAAGTAGCAAAGATTACGGAATACATCGGTTCGCAGCGGGCCTATCCGGATGCGCACCTCTTACCGGAATATGTGGGCGAGGATTCTGGCACAGGAATTGATTATGAAATCAGTGAACGCGATAGCATGTTCCGGGAGGCGGCAGAGGTCATCGTAAATGCGCAACAAGGTTCCGCTTCCCTGATACAACGAAAATTGAAATTGGGATACAACAGGGCCGGTCGCATTATTGATCAATTGGAGGCCGCCGGTATTGTTGGACCCTTTGAGGGCAGTAAGGCCAGACAGGTTTTGATACCGGATATCCTGGCTTTAGAGCAGCTTTTACAGAACGAAACACAGAATAGAAATTAA
- a CDS encoding LolA family protein yields the protein MIRKILTVLTILTLCFSLQAQNSQKAKALLDEVYTKVVSYDNIAIDFKYALENTDANTKSETRGSATLEGDKYLVELFGSTQLYDGKKVYTVVPDNEEVTIEDKSNDEQTITPSKMLTFYKEGHNYEWDILQNIQGRKIQFVKLTPIDSNSDIKSILLGIDAETKHIHKLIETGQNGTKTTITVNSFKTNQPLSKSLFTFDEAKYEDEGYYIIKN from the coding sequence ATGATCAGGAAAATACTTACCGTACTAACGATTCTAACCCTTTGCTTTTCCCTACAGGCGCAGAATTCCCAAAAGGCAAAAGCACTTTTGGATGAAGTTTACACCAAGGTCGTATCCTATGATAACATTGCCATAGATTTTAAATATGCCCTGGAAAATACGGATGCCAATACCAAAAGTGAGACCAGGGGCTCCGCAACATTGGAGGGGGATAAATACTTGGTGGAACTCTTTGGTTCCACACAGTTGTACGATGGAAAAAAGGTATATACCGTTGTTCCCGATAACGAAGAGGTGACCATAGAGGACAAATCCAATGATGAGCAAACGATTACCCCTTCAAAAATGCTGACGTTTTACAAAGAGGGGCACAATTACGAATGGGATATTCTGCAAAACATTCAAGGTCGAAAAATTCAGTTTGTAAAACTGACCCCCATCGATTCCAATTCGGATATCAAATCCATCCTTTTGGGGATTGATGCTGAAACCAAGCACATCCACAAGCTCATTGAAACGGGACAGAACGGCACCAAGACCACCATTACCGTTAATTCTTTCAAAACCAATCAACCCTTATCAAAAAGCTTGTTTACCTTTGATGAGGCCAAATACGAGGATGAAGGCTATTATATCATAAAGAATTAG
- a CDS encoding LptF/LptG family permease: MVIFIFQTVWLFIDDLAGKDLDLLIIGKFLFYYMPTLIDKVLPLTVLLASLLTFGTFAENYEFAAMKASGVSLQKAMRSIIAFVILLGIGAFFLANNIIPASEQKIFNMRRNIAKVKPAAVIVEGVFSDIEGTDMNMKVAKKSGDKDQYLQDVIIHQKTKTNINTVVIKAQNGELISSEASDIIQLELKNGYYYEEIQKRSAKDKRKFPFTRVNFETYVKNIDVSDLNNQDIEAESDIMTDKMKNVFRLTKDIDSLRDNNLKQVKAFSKNITIRMGAFPVTTKDSTKTNEARNEEEILLETMEKKIDSTVDLNDLATLVPEWQESQLYNNAKNALINILNTVNGKKVELGKRYEIYNRHILSLHKKFALGFACIILFFVGAPLGAIIRKGGLGLPMVIAIILFLTYYFIGVFAENSAKKGGLNPVLGAWLSTIIMLPLSIYFTKRATADRGLMGDGNFIQRITEFFKFKKKAQNK, encoded by the coding sequence ATGGTGATTTTCATTTTTCAGACCGTTTGGCTGTTCATTGATGATCTGGCAGGAAAGGATTTGGATCTCCTGATCATTGGCAAGTTCCTGTTCTACTATATGCCCACATTGATTGATAAAGTACTGCCCCTAACGGTCCTCCTGGCCTCCTTGCTCACCTTTGGTACTTTTGCGGAGAACTACGAGTTTGCTGCCATGAAAGCCTCGGGCGTCTCCCTACAGAAGGCCATGCGCAGTATTATTGCTTTTGTCATTTTGTTGGGAATTGGGGCGTTCTTTCTGGCCAATAACATTATTCCGGCCTCGGAGCAAAAGATATTCAATATGCGTCGGAACATTGCCAAGGTAAAACCCGCTGCTGTGATTGTGGAAGGGGTTTTCAGTGATATTGAGGGAACGGATATGAATATGAAGGTGGCCAAGAAGTCCGGTGACAAGGACCAGTACCTTCAGGATGTCATCATCCACCAAAAAACAAAGACCAATATCAACACGGTGGTCATTAAGGCCCAAAATGGGGAATTGATCAGTAGCGAAGCCTCCGATATCATTCAATTGGAACTTAAGAATGGCTACTATTATGAGGAAATACAAAAAAGGTCTGCCAAGGACAAACGAAAGTTTCCCTTTACCCGTGTAAACTTTGAAACCTATGTCAAGAACATTGACGTATCCGACTTGAACAATCAGGATATTGAGGCAGAATCGGATATCATGACGGACAAAATGAAAAATGTATTCCGACTGACCAAGGATATCGATTCGCTTCGCGACAACAATCTTAAACAGGTAAAGGCCTTTTCCAAGAATATCACCATACGCATGGGTGCCTTTCCCGTAACAACCAAGGACAGCACCAAAACCAATGAAGCAAGGAACGAGGAGGAAATTCTCCTGGAAACGATGGAAAAGAAAATCGATTCCACTGTTGATTTAAATGACCTTGCTACCCTGGTTCCCGAATGGCAGGAGTCACAATTGTACAATAATGCAAAAAACGCCCTAATCAATATTTTAAACACGGTCAATGGTAAAAAAGTGGAACTTGGTAAGCGCTATGAAATCTACAATAGGCATATTCTGTCCCTACATAAGAAGTTTGCCTTAGGTTTTGCCTGTATTATTTTGTTCTTTGTGGGTGCCCCATTAGGCGCCATTATACGAAAAGGGGGATTGGGACTTCCCATGGTCATTGCCATTATTCTGTTCTTAACGTATTACTTTATTGGGGTCTTTGCGGAGAATTCCGCAAAAAAAGGAGGGCTCAATCCTGTCTTAGGTGCCTGGCTTTCCACCATTATCATGTTGCCCTTGAGCATTTATTTCACCAAAAGGGCCACAGCGGACCGTGGATTGATGGGTGATGGTAATTTTATACAACGTATTACAGAATTTTTTAAGTTTAAGAAGAAAGCACAAAACAAATAA
- the ribB gene encoding 3,4-dihydroxy-2-butanone-4-phosphate synthase: MEIATKLNTIEEAIADIRQGKVIIVVDDENRENEGDFLAAAELITPETINFMATHGKGLICAPLTEGRCKQLGLHKMVSHNTDPLETAFTVSVDLRGNGVTTGISASDRAKTVLALTDENTKAHELGRPGHIFPLIAKEGGVLRRTGHTEAAIDFARLAGLKPAGVIVEIMNEDGSMARLPELFEVAKKFNLKIVSIEDLIAYRMEHDSLIEKKEDFDIQTRFGAFRLRAYQQTTNDQVHIALTKGNWNKGDRILTRINSTLVNNDILGTLTNNPEDKLVDMFKAINAEEKGAFIFINQDSKSIKLLSRLSELKELQAKGIYKAPKIEMDSKDFGVGAQILHDLNITKIRLLTNSVQTKRVGIVGYGLEIVEYVRY; this comes from the coding sequence ATGGAGATTGCCACAAAACTGAATACCATAGAGGAAGCCATAGCGGATATTAGGCAGGGTAAGGTCATTATTGTGGTAGATGATGAGAACAGGGAAAATGAAGGGGATTTTTTGGCCGCTGCCGAATTGATTACCCCTGAGACCATCAACTTTATGGCCACCCATGGAAAAGGCCTTATCTGTGCCCCACTTACAGAAGGCAGGTGTAAACAACTGGGACTCCATAAGATGGTATCCCATAATACCGATCCATTGGAAACCGCCTTTACGGTTTCGGTAGATCTAAGGGGAAACGGGGTTACCACCGGTATTTCCGCTTCTGACCGTGCCAAAACCGTTTTGGCATTGACGGATGAAAATACCAAAGCCCATGAACTGGGACGCCCAGGACATATTTTCCCCCTAATTGCAAAGGAAGGTGGGGTGCTCAGACGGACCGGGCATACGGAAGCCGCCATTGATTTTGCACGTTTGGCGGGTTTAAAACCTGCTGGGGTCATCGTTGAAATAATGAATGAGGACGGCAGTATGGCCAGATTGCCCGAGCTATTTGAAGTAGCCAAAAAGTTCAATTTGAAAATCGTCTCCATTGAGGATCTTATTGCCTATAGAATGGAGCACGATAGCCTTATTGAAAAAAAAGAGGACTTTGATATCCAAACCCGATTTGGCGCATTCCGCCTAAGGGCCTATCAACAGACCACCAATGATCAGGTCCATATTGCCTTGACCAAGGGAAACTGGAACAAAGGGGACCGCATACTCACCAGGATCAATTCCACGCTGGTGAACAATGATATTCTGGGTACGCTCACCAATAACCCCGAGGATAAGTTGGTCGACATGTTCAAAGCCATCAATGCCGAGGAAAAAGGCGCTTTTATTTTTATCAACCAGGATTCCAAATCCATAAAGCTCCTGAGCAGGTTGAGCGAATTGAAGGAGCTGCAGGCCAAAGGAATCTATAAAGCCCCAAAAATAGAAATGGACTCCAAGGATTTTGGGGTTGGGGCACAAATCCTACACGATCTGAACATTACCAAAATCCGTTTGCTGACCAATTCGGTGCAGACCAAACGTGTGGGTATTGTAGGCTATGGCCTGGAGATTGTGGAATATGTGCGCTATTAA
- a CDS encoding DegT/DnrJ/EryC1/StrS family aminotransferase, with protein MPGFELFGEAEKKQVQDVLDNGVLMRYGFDGMRKGHWKTKTLEFALAQRMQTQYAHAVSSGTAALTVALASAGVGAGDEVIMPTFTFVASFESILALGAVPILVDVDDTLTLDPNAVERAITKNTKVIMPVHMCGSMADLDALKAICKTHDLLLLEDACQAIGGSYKGKPLGSIGDLGCFSFDFVKTITCGEGGALITDRLEFYENAHKYADHGHDHIGNDRGAETHPFLGYNFRISELNAAVGCAQVQRLDEFVHIQKNHYAILKEALHSIEGIAFRRVPEGGKENYSFLNFFLPTAELTKKAHGTLAEAGVDGCFYWYDNNWHYYRKWEHLIEKKSLGNLPEQVVKQLPEYSTADFSASDHWIGRTISCLIKLGWTESEVRQRADKMSEILRGITPER; from the coding sequence ATGCCTGGATTTGAATTGTTTGGGGAAGCTGAAAAAAAACAAGTACAAGATGTTTTGGACAATGGGGTCCTGATGCGTTACGGTTTTGACGGTATGCGCAAAGGGCATTGGAAAACAAAAACCTTGGAATTTGCACTGGCACAACGTATGCAGACCCAATATGCACATGCCGTAAGTAGCGGTACGGCAGCCCTAACGGTGGCCCTGGCCAGTGCGGGAGTAGGGGCAGGGGATGAAGTGATCATGCCCACTTTTACCTTTGTAGCCAGTTTTGAGTCCATTTTAGCGCTGGGTGCGGTTCCTATTCTGGTTGATGTGGACGATACATTGACCTTGGATCCCAATGCCGTTGAAAGGGCCATCACCAAAAATACCAAAGTGATCATGCCCGTACATATGTGTGGTTCCATGGCCGATTTGGATGCCTTGAAGGCCATTTGTAAAACGCATGACCTCCTGCTTTTGGAAGACGCCTGCCAGGCCATAGGGGGTTCCTATAAAGGGAAACCTTTGGGAAGTATTGGGGATTTGGGGTGTTTTTCCTTTGATTTTGTAAAAACGATTACCTGTGGTGAAGGAGGCGCTTTGATTACGGACCGTTTGGAATTCTATGAAAATGCCCATAAATATGCCGATCACGGGCATGATCATATAGGCAATGATAGGGGAGCGGAAACCCATCCCTTTCTGGGGTATAATTTTAGGATTTCTGAATTGAATGCCGCAGTGGGCTGCGCCCAAGTCCAACGCTTGGATGAGTTTGTCCATATCCAGAAAAACCATTACGCCATATTGAAGGAAGCCTTGCACTCCATCGAGGGGATTGCCTTTAGAAGGGTTCCCGAAGGGGGGAAAGAAAACTATTCCTTCCTCAATTTTTTCCTTCCTACTGCAGAATTGACCAAAAAGGCGCATGGTACTTTAGCCGAAGCTGGCGTAGATGGCTGTTTTTATTGGTATGACAACAATTGGCACTACTACCGCAAATGGGAACACCTTATTGAAAAAAAGTCGTTGGGTAATTTACCGGAACAAGTCGTGAAACAGCTTCCTGAGTATTCAACAGCTGATTTTTCAGCTTCCGATCATTGGATAGGACGAACGATTTCCTGCCTTATTAAATTGGGGTGGACGGAAAGTGAGGTAAGGCAAAGGGCAGATAAGATGTCCGAGATACTGCGAGGGATAACCCCTGAACGTTAA
- a CDS encoding sulfite exporter TauE/SafE family protein codes for MEELWHYPLLVLVGFTVGFINTIAGGASLITLPTLIFLGLPPAVANGTNRVAITIQTAMGVAGFRSKGVSTFPFNLYLGIAAFFGAIIGAQIAVDIKGETFNRILAGIMIAVVLLIVLKPKVNMTDLAERLTGKYLWLGIFVFFLIGIYGGFINAGIGFVIILYLHYVHRMNLVRVNATKVAAVFVYTLAALAVFVFNDKVNWLVGCILAIGQGSGAWIASRFSVKKGDGFIKAFLIIMVVAMAIRLWFFI; via the coding sequence ATGGAAGAATTATGGCACTACCCACTTTTGGTTTTGGTGGGTTTCACCGTGGGCTTTATCAATACCATTGCAGGAGGGGCTTCCCTCATTACATTGCCCACCCTTATTTTTTTGGGACTTCCACCAGCTGTGGCCAATGGAACCAATAGAGTAGCCATAACCATTCAGACCGCTATGGGGGTAGCGGGATTTAGAAGTAAGGGGGTTTCCACGTTTCCGTTTAATTTGTACCTGGGGATAGCGGCTTTCTTTGGGGCCATCATTGGGGCACAGATAGCAGTGGACATTAAAGGGGAGACCTTTAACCGTATTCTTGCCGGTATCATGATTGCCGTAGTGCTGCTTATTGTTTTAAAACCCAAGGTAAATATGACCGATTTGGCCGAAAGACTCACAGGGAAATACCTTTGGCTGGGGATTTTTGTCTTCTTTTTAATTGGTATCTACGGAGGATTTATCAATGCTGGTATTGGTTTTGTCATCATCCTATATTTGCATTACGTACATCGTATGAATTTAGTTCGGGTCAATGCCACCAAAGTCGCTGCGGTTTTTGTGTACACTTTGGCAGCGTTGGCCGTTTTCGTTTTTAATGACAAGGTAAACTGGCTGGTCGGATGTATTTTAGCCATTGGTCAAGGTTCGGGTGCCTGGATTGCGAGCCGATTTTCGGTAAAAAAAGGGGACGGGTTCATAAAAGCATTTTTAATCATCATGGTGGTTGCAATGGCAATTCGACTGTGGTTTTTTATTTAA